In a genomic window of Mycosarcoma maydis chromosome 5, whole genome shotgun sequence:
- a CDS encoding translation initiation factor eIF2B subunit gamma (related to GCD1 - gamma subunit of the translation initiation factor eIF2B): protein MAAITSGGAHLHPPLVQPIIFCGPGSNLYPLCSSTLAADISQDTRPSDQHDLPKAMLPVFNRPMIAYALQQLLSAGLRHAVVFAPSEHHSIMTAALKSLILIPPTLIQSGKKHVSSTAAAAAAAAVEEASKYPNVSVSVGLNSTSAASTTPAASNPYLSGSSFAVSSMQNETVMRVDLLPLGPDDATNSKSDSRISSSASKYKKLGTAGLITWLHSIGRLDKDPLVLPVDLITQSFSLTDIINSHVSSAPDSPALTCLMYERGAGEGTGKEREKDGPPKLFSAYDRASLKTSSLSTSDSNEHCTTHQLLLLQDSDDISDIDSSDLHLRMSLLWSHPHVRISTSLLDSHVYLFSLQRLLGLLSSEAGQKMKSLREEVVPFMVKCSWMVGLREKAGWTDQASNVTSFPEQPSFWNTKSNKDNVANHLRSSTFVDSELLQVGSSIRPALDKIDSRSSPLFSPGRSRLLSPSAHPEAGGRAASLLKQTRASAKIAANQTRVNALVFRLSTERKHPVDPSVSIEELRERREDAKFEPFIARANTVPTYLECNRYLLRSLAGGSAGQSGNSASHNVTAASLPSSALSHPLPNQSLPAPAVSAQAAADSTSSQAPQDAVKGFAVAPLIDTKSQISSDSLVESYTRVGERTTIKRSVIGRGCAIGKNVKLTGLVVMDGVRIGDNAKLENCILAAGSTVEEKCNLKDCDVAASVRVPAGTNTKGEKFDE from the exons ATGGCCGCCATCACGTCTGGAGGTGCTCATCTGCACCCTCCTCTGGTGCAGCCCATCATCTTTTGCGGTCCGGGAAGCAATCTCTATCCACTATGTTCCTCTACTCTCGCCGCTGATATCTCCCAAGACACTCGCCCGTCAGACCAGCACGACCTGCCAAAGGCTATGCTTCCCGTGTTCAATCGCCCGATGATCGCCTATgctttgcagcagcttctcTCCGCCGGTCTCCGTCATGCTGTCGTCTTTGCTCCCTCAGAACATCACTCCATCATGACAGCCGCACTCAAGTCTTTGATCCTCATTCCGCCAACCCTGATCCAGTCCGGCAAGAAGCATGTCTCTTccacagctgctgccgctgctgctgctgccgttgaGGAAGCATCAAAGTACCCCAATGTCTCGGTATCGGTTGGTCTGAATAGCACTTCGGCTGCCTCAACCACACCCGCTGCTTCCAATCCCTATCTCTCCGGCAGTTCCTTTGCTGTCTCGTCCATGCAAAACGAGACTGTCATGCGTGTCGACCTCTTACCCCTCGGCCCTGATGACGCCACCAACTCCAAGTCCGATTCTCGCATCTCCAGTTCTGCAAGCAAGTACAAAAAGCTTGGTACCGCTGGTCTCATCACCTGGCTCCATTCCATCGGAAGGCTTGATAAAGACCCTCTCGTCCTTCCCGTTGACCTGATCACACAGTCCTTCTCCCTCACCGACATTATCAATAGCCACGTATCTTCCGCGCCAGACTCGCCTGCATTGACTTGCCTCATGTACGAACGAGGTGCAGGCGAAGGTACGGGCAAAGAACGCGAAAAGGACG GACCGCCTAAGCTCTTCAGCGCCTACGATCGCGCTTCATTGAAAACCAGCAGTTTGTCTACATCGGACAGCAACGAGCATTGCACCACCCAtcagcttcttctcctGCAGGATTCCGACGACATCTCGGACATCGACTCTTCCGACCTTCACCTCCGCATGTCGCTCTTGTGGTCCCACCCTCACGTTCGCATATCCACCTCCCTTCTCGATTCACACGTCTACCTCTTCAGTCTTCAAAGGCTTCTCGGCCTTCTCAGCTCTGAAGCTGGTCAAAAAATGAAGAGCCTCCGCGAAGAGGTCGTTCCTTTCATGGTCAAGTGCAGCTGGATGGTGGGTCTCCGTGAAAAAGCTGGCTGGACCGACCAGGCGTCCAATGTTACGTCTTTCCCAGAGCAACCGTCGTTCTGGAACACCAAGTCGAACAAGGACAATGTCGCCAACCACCTCAGATCGAGCACCTTTGTCGACTCCGAGCTCCTTCAGGTAGGCTCATCCATACGACCTGCCCttgacaagatcgactCTCGCTCTTCGCCGCTCTTCAGCCCTGGCCGTTCTCGACTTTTGTCACCCTCCGCTCACCCCGAAGCTGGAGGCCGTGCAGCCAGCTTGCTGAAGCAGACTCGCGCATCAGCAAAGATTGCTGCTAATCAGACCAGGGTGAACGCCCTTGTCTTCCGACTCTCGACAGAGAGGAAGCATCCTGTTGACCCTTCCGTTTCGATCGAAGAGCTACGAGAGAGGAGAGAAGATGCCAAATTCGAACCCTTCATCGCACGAGCCAACACCGTTCCTACCTATCTGGAATGCAATCGATAT CTACTGCGCAGCTTAGCCGGTGGGTCTGCCGGTCAATCAGGCAATTCAGCCTCACATAATGTGACCGCCGCCTCTCTACCATCTTCGGCGCTGTCACACCCTCTTCCCAATCAGTCGCTGCCGGCTCCCGCGGTCTccgctcaagcagcagctgatTCGACTTCTTCCCAGGCTCCACAGGATGCAGTTAAGGGTTTCGCGGTTGCACCCTTGATCGACAccaaatcacaaatctcTTCCGATTCCTTGGTCGAAAGTTACACACGAGTCGGCGAACGCACCACCATCAAACGTAGTGTCATCGGACGCGGATGTGCTATTGGCAAGAATGTTAAGCTTACAGGTCTTGTTGTTATGGACGGCGTCAGGATCGGCGACAA tgccaagctcgaaaacTGCATTCTTGCAGCTGGCTCCACCGTGGAAGAGAAGTGCAACCTCAAGGATTGCGATGTCGCTGCCTCAGTCAGAGTACCTGCAGGCACAAATACCAAGGGTGAGAAGTTCGACGAGTGA
- a CDS encoding uncharacterized protein (related to amino acid vacuolar transport protein AVT2), which translates to MSSPLSQSKLRSGQQSAADNTIFSYDDDHASHSPTQPLTPSAGDTELPSYSNAAASTRTPLPLKSTTSSKEAQFEADSDDIDEEDDVVAIQASHIGLRSNDDPMYTSVASSSTNYAHRRSDAAPSLIDRIPGPSRIRASLDGLGHDIRSIRQSLGVPGWDGEGIPDWLKRGAGVFDATVNMANSILGAGIVGLPYSMRESGFVAGLVLLVGLSFLTDWTIRLIVLNAKLSGRITYIEIMEHCFGQNGKAAVSIFQFAFGFGGMCAFCVVIGDTIPHVIKMIFPSLSGSFLANRQFVITFFTLAISYPLSLYRNIEKLSKASAIALVSMVVIIVAVTIRGPAMPAELKGDPSLRFTIVNVSNLVRSISVISFAFVCHHNSLLIYGSLKEPSMNKFGQVTHYSTIIAAAATITMSVAGYWSFEEKTLSNVLNNFPNDDVIVNIARGLFGLNMLTTLPLECFVCREVLETYFFAGEFDRNRHLIFTSSLVVTAMIISLLTCDLGIVLELTGGLSATALAFIFPSLCYLKLTSETGKRVPTADLPHLTSSSWRDHGVSSGNSSSNANHQHGTQQGGHEHEALIDHPNVSIERGQDPIRANQYDDEAEEEPSTHDRLERMEGGRLAGPGLDSTIRESVDVDEVELPLRPGASVRFRPAAANRKWWQSTRPLSVACAFFGSIVLVISVWTAISDTASGKTGAVHQC; encoded by the exons ATGTCCAGCCCACTGTCACAGTCGAAGCTGCGCTCAGGCCAGCAGAGCGCAGCCGACAATACCATCTTTTCATATGATGACGACCATGCCTCTCATTCACCCACACAGCCGCTTACCCCGTCAGCAGGCGATACCGAGCTACCGTCCTACTCAAACGCAGCCGCCTCAACGCGCACTCCTCTCCCTCTGAAATCTACCACGTCTTCAAAAGAGGCTCAATTCGAGGCAGACTCGGATGATAttgacgaggaagacgacgtGGTGGCCATTCAAGCTTCGCATATCGGCCTTCGCTCCAACGACGATCCCATGTATACCTCGGTCGCGAGCTCCTCCACCAACTATGCACACAGGCgcagcgatgctgctcCTTCGCTCATAGATCGCATTCCAGGCCCAAGCCGTATCCGTGCCTCTCTGGACGGCCTGGGCCACGACATTCGCTCCATACGCCAATCGTTAGGTGTGCCTGGCTGGGATGGAGAAGGTATCCCCGACTGGCTTAAGAGAGGCGCAGGTGTCTTCGACGCCACTGTCAACATGGCCAATAGCATTCTTGGCGCCGGTATCGTAGGTCTACCCTACTCCATGCGAGAGTCTGGCTTCGTCGCTGGCCTGGTGCTACTCGTCGGTCTCTCCTTTCTCACAGACTGGACAATTCGACTCATCGTCCTCAACGCAAAACTCAGCGGTCGCATCACCTACATCGAAATCATGGAGCATTGCTTTGGTCAGAACGGAAAGGCCGCGGTGTCTATCTTTCAATTTGCCTTTGGGTTTGGTGGAATGTGCGCCTTTTGCGTCGTTATCGGTGACACGATCCCCCATGTCATCAAGATGATCTTTCCGTCTTTATCTGGAAGTTTTCTCGCCAATCGACAGTTCGTTATCACCTTCTTCACCCTTGCAATCTCCTATCCACTCTCTCTGTACCGTAACATTGAAAAACTCAGCAAGGCTAGCGCCATCGCGCTCGTTTCCATGGttgtcatcatcgtcgccgtcACGATCCGAGGCCCTGCTATGcccgccgagctcaagggAGATCCCAGCCTTCGCTTCACCATTGTCAATGTTTCGAATCTGGTTCGTTCCATCTCGGTCATCAGCTTTGCGTTTGTCTGCCATCACAACTCACTACTCATCTACGGTTCACTCAAGGAACCTTCGATGAACAAGTTTGGTCAGGTCACACACTACTCTACCATCatcgctgcagctgccaccATCACAATGAGCGTAGCCGGATACTGGAGTTTCGAAGAGAAGACCCTCAGCAATGTTCTT AACAACTTCCCAAACGACGACGTCATTGTCAATATCGCTCGTGGTCTTTTTGGTCTCAACATGCTCACCACCTTGCCGCTCGAATGCTTTGTTTGCCGCGAGGTTCTCGAGACCTACTTCTTCGCAGGCGAATTCGATCGCAACCGCCATCTCATCTTTACCTCGAGTCTCGTCGTAACTGCTATGATCATTTCGCTTTTGACTTGCGATTTGGGTatcgtgctcgagctcactGGTGGTCTCAGTGCAACAGCTTTGGCCTTCATCTTTCCAAGTCTTTGCTACCTCAAGCTCACCAGCGAGACGGGCAAGCGAGTACCAACTGCGGATTTGCCTCATCTTACCAGCTCATCTTGGCGCGATCATGGggtcagcagcggcaacagTAGCAGCAACGCAAACCACCAGCATGGTACACAGCAAGGAGGACATGAGCACGAGGCGCTCATTGATCACCCCAACGTCTCGATTGAGCGTGGCCAGGATCCGATCCGAGCCAATCAATACGATGAtgaggcggaagaggagccaTCCACGCACGACCGTCTGGAGAGAATGGAGGGCGGTCGATTGGCTGGGCCTGGGCTCGATAGCACTATCAGGGAGTCTGTTGACGTAGATGAAGTCGAGCTCCCGCTTCGGCCCGGTGCGAGCGTACGATTCCGACCCGCAGCGGCGAATCGCAAGTGGTGGCAATCAACACGCCCGCTCAGTGTGGCGTGCGCCTTCTTCGGCTCGATCGttctcgtcatcagcg TATGGACGGCGATCTCTGACACGGCCAGTGGTAAAACTGGCGCAGTGCATCAATGTTGA